The genomic DNA GAGCCTGCGGATGAGGCTGGGATTGCGGAACTTCATTGATCCTCCTTGACCACCGACAGCACAGTCGGCATCAGCGTGTGATGTAAGTTACTACGGGGTGTTACCCGACAGTATCGCGGGTGAAGTTTGACCGTCAACAGCTTTTGTCGACGAGGCTTGAGAGGGCAGCAGCGGGGGTGGTCGTGCGGTCGGGTCTAAAGCCGCCTTGTCGGATCCTCAGGGTTGCCATCGGCCCAGCTCAGAGGATGTGTCAGGGGCGGTTGTCAGGGTGATCCGAATCACTGGCGACACACCCGCGGTCCCGCCCGAGGCGACGAAATCCGCAGGGGCGCCGTTCGTGAACAAAACTTTCAAAACTCAGCTCGAGCTGAACGCTCAGCGCACCGGAGCATCGGGACCGAGCGGAATGCCCAGGCCCCACCACAGGAAGAACAGCAGGCTCCAGCTGATCGTCATGCACACGGCCAAAGGCAGGGTGTGGGAGGCGAGCGTGCCGATGCCGGCGTTCTTCTGATACTTCTGCATGAACCCGAGCGCGAGGATGAAGTACGGGCTCATCGGGGTGATCGCCGTCGAACCCGAGTCGGCGATGCGGAAGATCGCCTGCGAGGTCTCCGGCGGCACCTCGAGGAGCATGAGCAGCGGCACGATGACCGGGGCCATGATCGCCCACATCGCCGAGCCGGAGGTGATGAGCACGTTGACGACGGAGAGCACGAGCAGGACGAGGATGAACACCACCCACGTCGGCAGACCGAGGCCGGTGAAGAGTTCGGACACGGAGACCGAGACGAGCATGCCGATGTTCGTCCACTCGAAGTACTCGAGGAACTGGGCGATTGCGAAGAAGAGGACGAGGACCCCGGAGATCGAGGCGAGCCCCTGACCCATCAGCTTCGGCACGTCCGACCAGGTCTCGATCGTGCCCTCGCGGAAGCCGTAGACGATGCCGCCGATGCCGAAGAGCATGGCGATGAGGAAGGCGATTCCGGTGAGGAACGGGGACTCGCCGAAGGGGCCGTCGCCGCGCAGGGGCGCGCCCTCGGGGACGACGAGGACGACGATGGCGATGACCGCGGCGATGACGGCGAACATCGCCCAGCGCAGGGCTTTGCGCTCCTTGTCGGTGATGACGAGGTCTTCGTGCTCGGCATCCTCGTCGGCTTCGAGGTTGTCGCGCTTCATGAGCACGAGTTCGGTGACGATCGTGATGACGATGGCCAACAGGAAGGAGCTGGCGATGTTGAAGTACCAGTTGCCGATCGGGGTGACGATGTAGTCGGGGTCGATGATGTTCGCTGCGGCGGTCGTGATGCCCGCGAAGATCGCATCGTTGGGCGTCGGGATCGGGCTGGCATCGTAGCCGGAGGCGATCGAGGTGTAGGCGACGATGACGCCGAGGACGGGGGAGCGGCCCACGGCCTTGAACACCATTCCGCCGAGCGGGACGAGGATGACATAGGCCGCCGCCGAGGCGACGTGGGAGACGGTGCCCATGAACGCGACCGTGAAGACGATGAGTCCGGCCGGGACACGGGCGATCGAGACCTTCATCGCAGTCGACAGCAGACCGGTGCGTTCGGCCAGGGCCACGCCCATGATCACGACCATGATCGTGATGAGCGGCGGGAAGGTCTCATAGGCATCGAGCGCGGTGCTCACGGCCATGGCGATCCCGTTGCCGCTGAGCAGGTTGTTCACCGGGGTCCATTCCCCGGTGCCGGGATCCTCGACTCCCGCGCCGGCGAGGGAGAGGACGAGGCTGAACACGGCGAGGATGGCCGCGAGGATCCAGAACAGCCAGAAGGGGTTCGGCAGCTTGTTGCCGACGACTTCGATGACGTTGAGGGCCCGGATGACCAGCGGCAGCTTCTCCTGCTCGTCGGTCTGCGGGGTATCGGTGGTCTGGGTCGGTTTCATTGTGAGCTCCTGAGAGTCCAGTCAGGTCTTTCGGGCAGGGTCCACCAGGGCACGGTGATTACGGCGCTGGAATCGGGTGATCTGTGGTGGGGTGCGGGCCGGGCGGCCGGTCAGTGAGAAGCGGGTGTCACAGTCTCTGCAGCTCCTGACAGTAGGCGACGAGTCGGTCGATGACCTCGCCGAGGATGTCCTCCCCGGCCGCGGCCGTGGCGGTCCGTGGATCGCCGAGTACGCCGTTGTCGGCGTAGCGGTCGAACGTCACCGCTGTGGACGG from Brevibacterium sp. JSBI002 includes the following:
- a CDS encoding AbgT family transporter, translating into MKPTQTTDTPQTDEQEKLPLVIRALNVIEVVGNKLPNPFWLFWILAAILAVFSLVLSLAGAGVEDPGTGEWTPVNNLLSGNGIAMAVSTALDAYETFPPLITIMVVIMGVALAERTGLLSTAMKVSIARVPAGLIVFTVAFMGTVSHVASAAAYVILVPLGGMVFKAVGRSPVLGVIVAYTSIASGYDASPIPTPNDAIFAGITTAAANIIDPDYIVTPIGNWYFNIASSFLLAIVITIVTELVLMKRDNLEADEDAEHEDLVITDKERKALRWAMFAVIAAVIAIVVLVVPEGAPLRGDGPFGESPFLTGIAFLIAMLFGIGGIVYGFREGTIETWSDVPKLMGQGLASISGVLVLFFAIAQFLEYFEWTNIGMLVSVSVSELFTGLGLPTWVVFILVLLVLSVVNVLITSGSAMWAIMAPVIVPLLMLLEVPPETSQAIFRIADSGSTAITPMSPYFILALGFMQKYQKNAGIGTLASHTLPLAVCMTISWSLLFFLWWGLGIPLGPDAPVR